In Mangifera indica cultivar Alphonso chromosome 1, CATAS_Mindica_2.1, whole genome shotgun sequence, a single genomic region encodes these proteins:
- the LOC123224950 gene encoding 2-methylpropanoate--CoA ligase CCL4-like yields MDDLKPRPANSSPLTPLDFLERAATVYGDCPSIIYNNTTYTWSQTRRRCLQVASSLSSYGVYPGHVVSVVAANIPSMYEVHFAVPFTGAILNNVNTRLDARTVAILLQHSESKLVLVDHQFSSLVLEAISLFPCNTNPPRLILITDDDDDSSSAPVDSNFCCTYENLVEKGDPNFKWIRPRSEWDPMIINYTSGTTSAPKGVVHCHRGIFTITVGSLIDWSVPKEAVYLWTLPMFHANGWSYPWGIAAVGGTNICLRKFDASIIYGLIKRHGVTHMCGAPVVLNMLSNIPNKEPLKTPVHILTAGAPPPAAILSRTESLGFIVSHGYGLTETAGLVVSCAWKQKWNVLPATERARLKSRQGVKIVGFTEIDVVNGASGESVKRDGSTLGEIVLRGGCVMLGYLKDPEGSRKCMGDDGWFYTGDVGVMHPDGYIEIKDRSKDVIISGGENLSSVEVESVLYMHPAVNEASVVARPDEFWGETPCAFVSLKAELKKRPGEEEIMEFCRARLPHFMVPKTVVFKDELPKTSTGKIKKFMLRDMAKALGSSRVSRM; encoded by the coding sequence CTCTCTCATCCTACGGTGTCTATCCAGGCCACGTCGTCTCTGTTGTGGCCGCCAATATTCCTTCCATGTACGAGGTCCACTTTGCCGTACCCTTTACCGGCGCCATCCTCAATAACGTCAACACACGCCTGGATGCGCGCACTGTCGCTATACTCCTGCAGCACAGCGAATCGAAGCTCGTTTTGGTGGATCATCAGTTCAGTTCTCTTGTTCTTGAAGCCATCTCTTTGTTCCCGTGTAATACGAATCCTCCTCGCTTGATCCTCATcacagatgatgatgatgatagcTCATCAGCCCCAGTTGATTCTAATTTTTGTTGCACTTATGAGAACCTGGTAGAGAAAGGTGACCCGAATTTCAAGTGGATCAGGCCTCGGAGTGAGTGGGATCcgatgataataaattatacatcaGGGACAACATCGGCTCCGAAAGGTGTAGTTCATTGTCACCGTGGGATCTTCACGATCACCGTTGGATCTTTGATTGATTGGTCCGTACCCAAAGAAGCTGTTTATTTATGGACCCTACCTATGTTTCACGCCAACGGATGGAGTTACCCGTGGGGCATAGCCGCTGTTGGCGGGACCAATATCTGCCTTAGAAAATTCGACGCTTCTATAATCTACGGTTTGATTAAACGACACGGTGTCACTCACATGTGTGGTGCCCCTGTCGTGCTCAACATGCTTTCAAATATCCCTAATAAAGAGCCCCTTAAAACCCCGGTTCACATCCTTACCGCTGGGGCCCCACCGCCTGCAGCGATTCTCTCGAGGACTGAGTCACTGGGTTTTATAGTGAGTCACGGATATGGGTTAACTGAAACAGCGGGCCTAGTGGTGTCATGCGCTTGGAAACAAAAATGGAACGTGTTGCCGGCGACAGAGAGGGCGAGGTTAAAATCGAGACAAGGAGTAAAAATCGTGGGTTTTACTGAGATTGATGTGGTGAATGGTGCGTCTGGAGAGAGTGTGAAACGCGACGGTTCAACGCTCGGTGAAATTGTTTTGAGAGGAGGGTGTGTTATGCTGGGTTATCTCAAAGATCCAGAGGGCAGCCGCAAGTGTATGGGCGATGATGGATGGTTTTACACCGGTGATGTTGGCGTGATGCATCCTGATGGCTATATAGAGATTAAAGATCGATCAAAGGATGTTATAATCAGCGGTGGAGAGAATTTGAGCAGCGTGGAGGTCGAGTCGGTGTTGTACATGCACCCAGCGGTGAATGAGGCGTCAGTTGTAGCGAGACCTGATGAGTTTTGGGGTGAGACACCGTGCGCCTTTGTAAGCTTGAAGGCTGAGTTGAAGAAAAGGCCAGGTGAGGAGGAGATAATGGAATTCTGCCGGGCGAGGTTGCCGCACTTTATGGTGCCGAAAACGGTGGTGTTTAAGGATGAATTGCCTAAAACTTCAACTGGGAAAATTAAGAAGTTTATGCTGAGAGATATGGCGAAGGCACTGGGGTCCTCGAGAGTGAGTCGAATGTGA